In Kytococcus sedentarius DSM 20547, the sequence TGGCGACGCGGTCGATCCACGCCGGCCAGGTGCCGGACTCGGACTCGGGCTCGCGCGCCCTGCCCATCCACCAGACCACCAGCTACGTCTTCGCGGACGCAGACCAGGCCGCCAACCGGTTCGCGCTCGCCGAGCTCGGCCCCATCTACACGCGCCTGACCAACCCCACCACCGAGGCCGTGGAGAACCGCCTCGCCGCCCTCGACGGGGGAGTCGGCGCCCTGCTGCTGTCGTCCGGCCAGTCGGCCACCACGTTCTCGCTGCTCAACCTCTGCCGTGCCGGCGACCACGTGGTGGCGTCCGCCCACCTCTACGGGGGCACGCAGAACCTGCTGGCGGTCACGCTGGAGAAGCTCGGCATCCACACCACCTTCGTGGACGAGCCCAACGACCCCGCCGCTTGGCGGGAGGCCACGCGGGGGAACACCAAGGCCTGGTTCGCCGAGACCATCGCCAACCCGTCGGGCCTGGTGCTGGACATCCGGCCCGTCGCCGACGCCGCCCACGAGGCGGGCGTGCCGCTGATCGTGGACAACACCGTGGCCACCCCGGCCCTGCTGCGGCCGCTCGAGCACGGCGCGGACGTGGTGGTCTACTCGGCCACCAAGTTCCTCGGCGGGCACGGCACCGCGATCGCCGGGGCGATCGTGGACGGCGGCACCTTCGACTACGGCGCCCAGCCGGAGCGGTTCCCCAACTTCACCGAGCCCGACCCCTCCTACAACGGCCTGGTCTTCGCCCGCGACCTCGGGGCCGACGGTGCCTTTGGGGTGAACCTCTCCTACGTCCTGCGGGCGCGCGTGTGCCTGCTGCGGGACCTCGGCTCCGCGCCGGCCCCGTTCAATGCCTGGCTGATCGCGCAGGGCCTGGAGACGCTCACCCTGCGGCTGCAGAAGCATGTGGCCAACGCCCACGAGGTGGCCAGCTGGCTCGACGCCCGGCCCGAGGTCACCCGCGTGCAGTGGGCCGGCCTGCCCGGTCACCCCAGCCACGAGGTCGCCCAGCGCTACCTGCCGGATGGCCCGGGGTCGGTCCTCTCCTTCGAGCTCGCGGGCGGGGCCGATGCGGGGCGCGCCTTCGTCTCGGCGTTGAAGCTCTTCAGCCACGTGGCGAACATCGGCGACGTGCGCTCGCTGGTGATCCACCCCGCCAGCACCACCCACGCCCAGCTGTCCGATGCGGAGCGCCTCGCCGCCGGGGTGACCCCCGGGCTGGTCCGCCTGAGTGTCGGCATCGAGGACAGCGCCGACCTGCTGGCGGACCTCGAGCGCGGCCTCGCGGCGGTGGCGCGGTGACCGCGGTGCTCAGCCCGGTGCGCCCCGGCGCCGCGCGCACCGCGGAACCGGCCCCGCTGGTCGGCGCCGGGGGCTGTCCGGCGCCGCGGCACGACCTGCTGCGGCTCGGTCGGCTGGTCTGCGAGGGCGGGGGAGCCGTCCCCTACCTGCAGGTCAGCGTCCGCCGCTGGGGTGCCCCACCGCGCGCCGACGGCTCGAACGTGGTGCTGCTGCTCCACGCCCTGACCGGTGACTCCCACGTGGCCGGGCCGGGCGGCCCGGCGCACAGTCCCACGGGCTGGTGGCCGGGCGTCCTCGGGGTGGGGGCGCCGGTGGACACCGAGCGCTTCCACGTCATCGCCCCCGACGTCCTCGGTGGGTGCAGCGGCACCAGCGGCCCGGCGGGTGCGTCGGTGCCGAACGCGCTGGGCGGCGCCGACTTCCCCGAGGTGACGGTGCGCGACCAGGTCGCCGCGGAGGTGCGCGCCGTGCAGGCCCTGGGCATCCGTCGGGTGGCGCACGTCATCGGTGCCTCGGCCGGTGGGATGCGGGCCTTGGAGTGGGCGGCGCAGACCGCCGTGCCGGTGGACCACGCCGTCGTCGTGGCCGCACCGGCCGCCTCCTCGGCCGACCTGCGGGCCGGTCTGGCGGTCCAGCGCGCGGCCGTCACCGCCGACCCGGCCTGGCAGGGCGGGCACTACGCCCCCCAGTCCGGCCCTACTGCCGGCCTGGCGCTGGCCCGCCAGCTGGCCGTGCTCACCTACCGCAGCGCGGACGGTCTGGAGCAGCGCTTCGGGCCCGATGCGGGGCGCCTCACAGCGTGGCTCGAGCACCACGGCCGCTCCTTCGTCGAGCGCTTCGACGCGGTGTCCTACCTGCGCCTCATCGGGGCGATGGCCACGCACGACCTCGGCCGCGGGCGGGGCGGTGTGCAGCGCGCGCTGCGGCACCTGCCCGCCCGTGTCACCGCCGTGGCGGTCTCCTCGGACCGCTTCACCACCCCCGACGAGGTGCGCGCCCTGGCCCGCGGGACCGGCGGCCGGTACGCCGTCATCGAGTCCGTCCACGGCCACGACGGCTTCCTCATCGAGACCGAGCAGACCGCCACGGTGCTGCGCTCGGTCCTCGCCTGACCCCCTCACCACACCCCAGGAGCTCCCCATGACCCCCGTCCTCACCAGCCACGCCGGCTCCCTGCCCCGCCCGGACTCCCTGCGGGAGGCCAACGCACGCCGTGCCGCCGGCGAGATCGACGCCGCAGCGTTCGACGAGCAGCTGAGCACCGCCGTGCAGCAGGTCGTCGCCCGCCAGCGCGACCTCGGCCTCGACATCGTGAACGACGGCGAGTACGGCCACGCCATGACCGCCTCCCAGGACTTCGGCGCCTGGTGGACCTACTCGTTCGACCGCACCAGCGGCCTGGAGCTGGTGGAGCCCACGCAGTCGCCGCAGGAGCTCGAGGCGCAGGAGGAGCGGCTCGGCAACACCCCGGCCGACCCGGCCGACGGTGTGCGCCTGACGACCTTCGGCCGCCGCCGCGACTGGCTGCGCTTCCGTGACGTGTACGGCGACCCGACGAGCGGCACCGGCATCGACGCCCGCCGCCCGCTGCCCCTGCCCACGGCGACCGGCACCATCGGGTACGCCGGGCAGGATGCGGTCGCCCGGGACACGCGCGCCCTCACCGCGGCGCTGGCCGCCACCGGCGGTGGGCGCGGGTACCTGTGCGCCCTCTCGCCCGGGTCCGCGGCCCGCATCGGCAACGCGCACTACACCAGCGAGACCGAGTGGCTCCACGCCTGGGCCGGGGTGCTGCGCCAGGAGTATGCCGCCATCCTCGATGCGGGGCTCGAGCTGCAGATCGACGACCCCTCCCTGGCCGAGAGCTGGGACCAGGTGAACCCCGAGCCGTCGGTGGCCGACTACCAGCGGTTCGTGGCCCGCCGCATCGAGGCCCTCAACCTGGCGCTGGAGGGTCTGGACACCTCCCGGGTGCGGCTGCACCTGTGCTGGGGCTCGTGGCACGGCCCGCACACGACGGACGTCCCGCTGGCGGACATCCTCGGGGAGGTCCTGCAGGCGAACGTGGGTGGTCTGTCGCTCGAGGCCGGCAACGTGCGCCACGAGCACGAGTGGACCGTCTGGCGCGATGTCGAGGTGCCCGCGGGGCTCACGCTGCTGCCCGGGGTGGTCTCGCACGCGACGAACGTGGTGGAGCACCCGGACCTGGTGGCCCAGCGCATCGGACGCTTCGCCGAGGCCGTCGGCAGCGACCGCGTGATCGCCTCGAGCGACTGCGGTTTCGGCGGTCGCGTCCACCCCGACATCGCTTGGGCGAAGCTCGAGTCGTTGGTGGCGGGCGCCCAGCGCGCCTGAGTGCCCGGGCCGGCTGGACCGGCCAGCCTGGCTCCGCGCCGGCCAGCCGGTCCGGCCCAGCAGCCCGGCTAGCCCGGTCCGGCCACCCGCGGCGCCGTCCCTGTGAGGCGCGTGTGAGGCCCGCCCCCCAGCCTGTGCGCCGGTCGTGAGTCCGCTGCGAGTGACGTGAGAGACCGGTGCGGCAGTGTGCTCAGTGGTTGCCCAACTCCTTCGCGAGGGCGCCGGGAGCGGCTGCAGGAGGGGGCGGCAGGGCCACAGCGGGCCTGCCGCAGGGATGCTCCCGGCGCACGCTGCGGGCCCTGTGCGATGCTGCCGGGCATGTCGCATGCACCGGGAGTGGAGGGGCGCCGCGGGCCCCGGGGAGTTCTGGGCCTGATGGGGGCCATCGAGGCCGAGGTGGTCTCGCTCCGGGCGGCGCTGGCCGATCCCCGCCCCGAGACCGTGCTGGGCCAGGAGGTCACCACGGGGCAGCTCGAGGGGGTGGACGTGGCCGTCCTGCGCAGCGGCGTGGGCAAGGTGAACGCCGCCCTGGGGGCGGTTGCGCTGCGCACGGTGGGGGCCGACCGCATCGTGTTCACCGGGGTTGCTGGGGGGCTGGCGCCCGAGGTGGGCGTGGGTGACCTCGTGGTGGCCAATGACGTGGTGCAGCACGACGTCGACGTCACCGCGCTGGGTCGTGCCCCGGGGGAGCTGCTCGGCGAGCCGGCTGTCTGGCGGTCCGATGACCGGCTGCGGGCGGCGTGCGAGCACGCGGCGCGGGAGGTGTCCGGCGGGGCCGGGGTGCACACCGGCCGTATCGCCTCGGGGGACCAGTTCATCGCCTCGGTGGCGCAGCGCGTCCGCATCGTCGAGCAGTTCGGTGCCCTCGCGGCCGAGATGGAGGGCGCGGCCATGGCCCAGGCGTGCGCCCGGATGGGGGTGCCCTGGGCGGTGGTGCGCAGCATCAGCGACAGCGCCGACGCCGGGGCGGTGGCGGACTTCCCGGCCTTCCTGGGCATGGCCGCCGAGCGCGGGGTCGCGCTCGCCCGTGAGCTCGTGCGGGGTGGGGCGTGAACGGGCGGGTGCCCGGGGCAGGAGGTGCTCCCGTGATCGAGATGTGGGCACCGAACGGGCAGCTGCTGCGCCCCGACGGCCGGGGCCCCGTCCGCCGCAAGCAGGGGGGTGGGCACGGGTGACGGCCGGCTGGAGCAGATGGGCCGCCTCGAGGCGATGCTGCTGCTGGTCATCGTGGGCGGGGTCCTGCTCCCGACGCCGTGGATCTCCCGCCTGCTCACCCACGCGCGGACGATGCCGTGGGTCAACCTGCCCCACAAGGAGTTCTGGGTGCGCACCCCGCGCCGCCTGGCCCGGGCCGAGCGGTTGACCTGGGAGGTGCTCGCCGTGCTGACCCTGTGGGCGGGCACCCTGACGGCCGTCCCCCTCATCGGCACCGCATGGGCTGCCCAGGGCGGCGCGCTGCCGCCGGAGTGGGTGGTCCCCGCGGCGCTGGGGGCCGACCTCGTCCTGGTGCCCGTGCTGCTGGTGTGGATTGAAGCGCCCTGGGTTTCGTTCCGAGGTCAGGACGCAACGGGCGCTACGTCTCGGGAGGGAGTGTACGCAGCTTCGACCTCGGCGGGGGTGCGGTAGCCGAGGGCTTCGTGCAGACGCTGCGTGTTCCACCAGTGCACCCATCCCATCGTGGCCAGCTCGACAGCCTCGACGGACTCCCAGAGCCGCTTGGCGTGGATGAGTTCGGCCTTGTAGAGCCCGTTCACGGTCTCGGCCAGGGCGTTGTCATAGGAGTCGCCCACGGTGCCCACCGAAGCACTCACCCCAGCCGTGATCAGCGCGTCTGAGTACGCCAGGCTGACGTACTGGGCGAGTTCAACCTGTCGATGCAACACCGGGTTGTTGAAGGGAGCGTAGTTGCTCGTCGAAGACCTCGGCGGGGGTCTTCCACCCGAGGACCTTGCGGGGGCGGTTGTTGAGGGTGTACGCGACGGTCGGCTGCACCCGCCGGAAGGTTGGGGATCATGCTGAGGTTGCGGCGAAGTTCCTCGACGACGTCCGGGGACCATTGCGGACTGAAGGCGTCCTCCTCAGCGATCCGGAGCAGGGTGTCGTTGAGGTTTGCTCCATAGAGGACGCAGGTGTCGAGGAAGGCTGGGAACGCCATCTGGTGTCAGCGAGTGCGCCGGGGCGGACCGTCGGTGGCTTCGTAGAGTCCATCGCGTTCGCTTTCGAGGGCCATGCGTTCGAGCGCTTCGCGTCGCTGGTTCCTCTGGTGCTGTTGGTAGTCGACGAGGTCTGCCAGCCGAACGAACCGGTGACGCCCTGGCTTCTCCATGGGGATCTCGCCTCTTTCGAGCATGCGGACGAGGGTAGGTCGCGAGATGCCGAGAAAGTCGGCCGCCTCCTGGGTGGTCAGGCGGGCGTTCTTCGGCGCGACGGTGACCCCCATGCCCTTGTCGAGGGCTTCTGCGACCTGCCGGAGCACGTCGTACATCGCTTCGGGCAGCAGGAGGCGCTCGCCATTAGCGCCAACGAGTTCTGGTCGTTGTGTACTGCCCTCGCCCAGGATGGCCTTCAGGGCCGGATCGACCGCCCCCTCGGGCACGTAGGTTCGGACGTCGGGGCCAGCTGCTGTCTTGGTCATGTCGTCGCCGTCCTCTCATCCACAAGGATACTCAAACGAACAAAACGAACAACCACCACGGTGGGGGCGTCGCAAAGATCTGGGGCCGGCCGGAGTGGGGCCACCGACCCGATAACTAGCCCTCCTCCGCGTCGCGGACCAGGGTCAGGGGTGGCCGGAGGCCATCGCGTAGCGACGCGTAGCGCCCTTGATGCTGGTGCGCGGCGTGGAGACTCTCTAACCGCGGGTCGGTGGCCTCGCGGTAAGCAGGATGGCGCCCGATGTAGTTCGGGCAGTCGCGTACCAGGCAAGGGCCGAAGGTCTCGTCGGCTTCCAGGTGTGCGGTGTCCACCGGGTCATCGTGCCTGAGACGAGCTGATCGGAACAGGCCAGCGGGGCATCCGTCCAGACGGGCGGGTGCCTCGTTGTTGTGCCCGGAGTGCGGAGCGGGCGGGGGTGTGCGGAGCGAGCGAAGCGAGCGCAGCGCGGGGGTCCCCGCGGAGCGGAGCACGACGGGCACTCGCGCCGAAGGCGCGCTTGAACCAGTAAGGAAAGTCCTCACGCGGGTACTTGGCATATGCTCCGTTTGCCGAACATCACACCGAACAGCACAGTGCGGCCACAAAGTCGCTCGGCCTAGAGGTCGGGCCCGCAAGAGTGGCGGCGCACATGCGGACCAACCGCCTATATGGACAACGCGCTGTGTCGGGCCGGGCCCCGGTTGCGACACCTGCGGGGGCATGGGTCTGCTCATCGATGGTCGCTAAATGCAACTCACCCGGCGACGTCCACTGGAATCTGCCCCCTTTATTGCCTGCGGCGATTAGACGCATTGGCATGGGTGCACGGCTTGGTTCTCTCGGCCCCGCGACATCTCGCGGGACAGCCAGAAGCCGGCGGCGAGCAGCAAGGCGCCACCATAGATGATGCCTCGTCCGGGCACCTCTGCGAAGATCAGATATCCGAATATGGAGGCTATAACCGGCGAGACGATGATGTCGACCAGGGCATAGACATTGGCATCGATCGACTTCAAGACGATGGAGATGCCGAAGTAGGCGAAACCTGTGGAGACGATGCCCAGGCCCGCGGCCCAGAGCATCACCGGCAGTTCCACGCCGAGTGCCGGATGCGCGATCGTCGTCGCCACTTGGCCGGGGCCGACGATCAGGAGGAACGGCGAAAGCGAAAGTGCGGCGACCAGCAGTGACCAGGCGATGTCGTTCCCGGTCTCGGTTTTACCCTCGTAGCGCATGTAGGTGACCATCGCGGCGTAGATCGCCCCGGTGGCCAGCGCCACGAAATTTCCCAGCATATGGCCGCCACCGAGCGGGTTGGCCAGCGCAATGCCGACCAGGGCGATAGCGAATATCAGGATGTAGCTTTTTCGCGCCTTCTCGCCGAGGAAAATCGCCGAAAAGATGAACACAAAGAACGGCGCGATGCTCCAGAAGATCACCGCGTTGGCGATAGGTACAAGCGACATCGCGAAATTGAATGCGCTGCCCTGGGCCGCGATCAGCACGCCGATGATAGCGGTGTCCTTGACGTTGCCCGCGGGAAAGCGGGGCCATTGCCGAGTTGCCAGGGCTCGCGCTATGAACAGGAAAGTCGCTGCGAAGGCCATGGCATAGAAGGTCAGCGTCTGGATTGGGATCCGCCCGTCGGTGAGCTTGACGAACACACCGATGGTCGCCTCGGAGAACGTGATCAAGGCAAGCAGAAGGAGGGTTCTCACGCCTGTCCCTTCTTGCGCGTCTCACGCATGACATCGATCGCTTCGGCGTCGGACTCGTCGAGGTAGGCGGCCTCCACCTGCAGTGTGGCGAAGAAGAAGCCGTACTGATCCTTGAGCATGCTGGAGGCGGCTTGGAGCACAGCCTGTGGATCGGCCCCGTCGGCGATGCGCAGGTGACCGGAGAACACGTAACGTCCACT encodes:
- a CDS encoding homoserine O-acetyltransferase family protein → MTAVLSPVRPGAARTAEPAPLVGAGGCPAPRHDLLRLGRLVCEGGGAVPYLQVSVRRWGAPPRADGSNVVLLLHALTGDSHVAGPGGPAHSPTGWWPGVLGVGAPVDTERFHVIAPDVLGGCSGTSGPAGASVPNALGGADFPEVTVRDQVAAEVRAVQALGIRRVAHVIGASAGGMRALEWAAQTAVPVDHAVVVAAPAASSADLRAGLAVQRAAVTADPAWQGGHYAPQSGPTAGLALARQLAVLTYRSADGLEQRFGPDAGRLTAWLEHHGRSFVERFDAVSYLRLIGAMATHDLGRGRGGVQRALRHLPARVTAVAVSSDRFTTPDEVRALARGTGGRYAVIESVHGHDGFLIETEQTATVLRSVLA
- a CDS encoding DMT family transporter encodes the protein MRTLLLLALITFSEATIGVFVKLTDGRIPIQTLTFYAMAFAATFLFIARALATRQWPRFPAGNVKDTAIIGVLIAAQGSAFNFAMSLVPIANAVIFWSIAPFFVFIFSAIFLGEKARKSYILIFAIALVGIALANPLGGGHMLGNFVALATGAIYAAMVTYMRYEGKTETGNDIAWSLLVAALSLSPFLLIVGPGQVATTIAHPALGVELPVMLWAAGLGIVSTGFAYFGISIVLKSIDANVYALVDIIVSPVIASIFGYLIFAEVPGRGIIYGGALLLAAGFWLSREMSRGRENQAVHPCQCV
- a CDS encoding O-acetylhomoserine aminocarboxypropyltransferase/cysteine synthase family protein, with translation MTHPTEPTPTTDADTTTDTTADAVSTPSAAPDPSAWGLATRSIHAGQVPDSDSGSRALPIHQTTSYVFADADQAANRFALAELGPIYTRLTNPTTEAVENRLAALDGGVGALLLSSGQSATTFSLLNLCRAGDHVVASAHLYGGTQNLLAVTLEKLGIHTTFVDEPNDPAAWREATRGNTKAWFAETIANPSGLVLDIRPVADAAHEAGVPLIVDNTVATPALLRPLEHGADVVVYSATKFLGGHGTAIAGAIVDGGTFDYGAQPERFPNFTEPDPSYNGLVFARDLGADGAFGVNLSYVLRARVCLLRDLGSAPAPFNAWLIAQGLETLTLRLQKHVANAHEVASWLDARPEVTRVQWAGLPGHPSHEVAQRYLPDGPGSVLSFELAGGADAGRAFVSALKLFSHVANIGDVRSLVIHPASTTHAQLSDAERLAAGVTPGLVRLSVGIEDSADLLADLERGLAAVAR
- a CDS encoding 5'-methylthioadenosine/adenosylhomocysteine nucleosidase — translated: MSHAPGVEGRRGPRGVLGLMGAIEAEVVSLRAALADPRPETVLGQEVTTGQLEGVDVAVLRSGVGKVNAALGAVALRTVGADRIVFTGVAGGLAPEVGVGDLVVANDVVQHDVDVTALGRAPGELLGEPAVWRSDDRLRAACEHAAREVSGGAGVHTGRIASGDQFIASVAQRVRIVEQFGALAAEMEGAAMAQACARMGVPWAVVRSISDSADAGAVADFPAFLGMAAERGVALARELVRGGA
- a CDS encoding cobalamin-independent methionine synthase II family protein — encoded protein: MTPVLTSHAGSLPRPDSLREANARRAAGEIDAAAFDEQLSTAVQQVVARQRDLGLDIVNDGEYGHAMTASQDFGAWWTYSFDRTSGLELVEPTQSPQELEAQEERLGNTPADPADGVRLTTFGRRRDWLRFRDVYGDPTSGTGIDARRPLPLPTATGTIGYAGQDAVARDTRALTAALAATGGGRGYLCALSPGSAARIGNAHYTSETEWLHAWAGVLRQEYAAILDAGLELQIDDPSLAESWDQVNPEPSVADYQRFVARRIEALNLALEGLDTSRVRLHLCWGSWHGPHTTDVPLADILGEVLQANVGGLSLEAGNVRHEHEWTVWRDVEVPAGLTLLPGVVSHATNVVEHPDLVAQRIGRFAEAVGSDRVIASSDCGFGGRVHPDIAWAKLESLVAGAQRA
- a CDS encoding helix-turn-helix domain-containing protein encodes the protein MTKTAAGPDVRTYVPEGAVDPALKAILGEGSTQRPELVGANGERLLLPEAMYDVLRQVAEALDKGMGVTVAPKNARLTTQEAADFLGISRPTLVRMLERGEIPMEKPGRHRFVRLADLVDYQQHQRNQRREALERMALESERDGLYEATDGPPRRTR